A section of the Eublepharis macularius isolate TG4126 chromosome 1, MPM_Emac_v1.0, whole genome shotgun sequence genome encodes:
- the LOC129329012 gene encoding solute carrier family 22 member 6-A-like, whose product MTFAEFLEQVGGMGRFQFIHTALLTIPILLMASHNLLQNFTAAIPGHHCRVHIATNGSEYLNASHLLEASDLLKVGIPMDSNQQLERCHRFVDTQWHLLSPNGTEANKTKMGTEPCADGWVYDRTLYTSSIIMEWDLVCDSRKLREMAQSLYMAGVLVGALILGRLSDRFGRKALLIWSFLQMAVMGICAAFSPNFVSYCIFRFLSGMALSGFGLSIACLVVEWIPTQYRTITIACTGFAYTLGQIILAGLAYLIPDWRWLQLAVSAPFFFFLLYSWWLAESARWLLLAGKSHTAVQVLQRVARVNGKQHAGAEITTEVLLSNMEKELSSTKASYSISDLVRTPAIRRICCCLSLVWFSVSFSYYGLAMDLQNFGVSIYLIQVIFGAVDFPAKVIVTITMSYIGRRFSLMSFLILAGLVIIANIFVPPEFQTVRTSLAVIGKGGLAAAFNCVFLFTTELYPTPIRQTGLGFGSTMARVGGIVAPLAKMMEDYFSLLPSIVYGAAPIISGIVACFLPETLNVPLPDTIEEVENRSRKKKRKSEAAAHEKILLQSQEKPLFKEAC is encoded by the exons ATGACTTTTGCTGAATTCCTGGAGCAAGTTGGCGGCATGGGCCGCTTCCAGTTTATCCATACAGCACTACTTACTATCCCTATCCTTTTGATGGCCAGCCACAACCTTCTCCAGAACTTCACAGCTGCCATCCCAGGACATCACTGCCGGGTCCACATTGCCACCAACGGCAGTGAGTATCTGAACGCCAGTCATTTACTAGAAGCCAGCGATCTTCTCAAGGTTGGCATCCCCATGGACAGCAACCAGCAACTGGAAAGATGTCATCGCTTTGTGGACACCCAATGGCATCTCCTCAGCCCCAATGGTACTGAGGCAAACAAGACCAAGATGGGTACCGAGCCTTGTGCTGATGGATGGGTATATGACAGGACCCTGTACACTTCCTCAATCATCATGGAG TGGGATCTGGTTTGTGACTCACGGAAGCTTCGGGAGATGGCCCAGTCGCTCTATATGGCAGGTGTGCTGGTTGGAGCGCTGATTCTCGGCAGGCTCTCTGATAG GTTTGGCCGCAAGGCTCTGCTCATTTGGTCCTTCCTGCAAATGGCAGTCATGGGGATTTGCGCAGCCTTCTCCCCCAACTTTGTTTCTTATTGCATCTTCCGGTTCCTGAGTGGCATGGCGCTCTCTGGGTTCGGCCTCAGCATTGCCTGCTTGG TTGTGGAGTGGATTCCCACTCAGTACCGCACCATCACCATAGCATGCACTGGCTTTGCGTATACACTGGGCCAGATCATCCTGGCTGGCTTGGCCTACTTAATCCCAGACTGGCGTTGGCTGCAGCTGGCTGTGTCAGcgcccttcttcttcttcctcctttatTCATG GTGGCTTGCGGAGTCAGCTCGCTGGCTACTTCTAGCAGGGAAATCTCACACAGCTGTCCAAGTCCTCCAGAGGGTCGCCCGGGTCAATGGGAAGCAGCATGCTGGAGCTGAGATCACCACTGAA GTGCTGCTTTCCAACATGGAGAAGGAACTGTCTTCCACTAAAGCCTCTTATTCCATCTCTGACTTGGTGCGCACGCCAGCCATCCGGCGCATTTGCTGCTGCCTCTCCTTGGTGTG GTTCTCCGTCAGCTTCTCATACTATGGGTTGGCCATGGACCTCCAGAATTTTGGAGTTAGCATCTATCTCATCCAGGTGATCTTTGGCGCTGTTGACTTCCCAGCCAAAGTGATTGTGACCATCACCATGAGCTATATTGGGCGAAGGTTCAGCCTCATGTCCTTCCTCATCCTGGCTGGCCTTGTCATCATCGCTAACATCTTTGTGCCCCCAG aGTTTCAGACTGTCCGGACGTCATTGGCTGTCATTGGGAAGGGAGGCCTTGCAGCTGCCTTCAACTGTGTCTTCCTCTTCACGACTGAACTCTACCCCACACCCATCCG GCAGACTGGGCTAGGTTTTGGTAGCACCATGGCCCGTGTAGGAGGCATTGTTGCCCCACTGGCTAAGATGATGGAGGACTACTTTTCCCTCCTGCCATCGATCGTGTATGGAGCAGCTCCCATCATATCTGGCATTGTCGCTTGCTTTCTGCCAGAGACACTTAATGTCCCACTACCAGATACGATTGAAGAAGTGGAGAACAG ATccaggaagaagaagaggaagagcgaAGCAGCCGCTCATGAAAAGATTCTGCTCCAGAGCCAGGAGAAGCCCCTGTTCAAAGAGGCCTGCTGA